A region of Maniola jurtina chromosome 18, ilManJurt1.1, whole genome shotgun sequence DNA encodes the following proteins:
- the LOC123874469 gene encoding uncharacterized protein LOC123874469: MADDVMSYDSKCDEIQVYGEQELCVVQSGEYGNNGSTPKKVDKRPRETEDSSEDGFTTVARRKSKRHIRTESYENDRSFSENNENMSGTYYEVSLFGLQILPKQMAFARLLRDENISNVLKIKYKSPYKIFIQFSDKNQAEKFMNLKKLTELDIRAQFTNQGNLSYGIIKGVDVGTSEKELLENLKCDYDIISARRLKRVNKEGKWVESETVRLCFKNPFAPLSIYAYGFKFDVERFEFPVSRCSGCWSFGHIKRFCKLNKNICPKCGGAHDNCEIKEYKCINCKGPHMALDKSCPFFRKEKKIRFIMSENNVTYKTALEIYLKNQKEEKANNSREEVDIDLDRSNTVPVSESTTARSYSSVLKTTAIVHGKEKKDEQSDNIIINENQNKDKKKKRVKKTDNMNNSESQNERMDYDGSQESDQDTQDESTEKARTRKRNRFDFWKLFNRIKEIVLSEENWCDKVMLVVRAVFEECKLFLVNFLSEGKLYDVFSKFLFNG; this comes from the coding sequence aTGGCGGATGATGTTATGAGTTACGATAGTAAGTGTGACGAAATTCAAGTGTATGGGGAACAAGAATTATGTGTCGTACAAAGTGGCGAGTATGGAAATAATGGGTCTACGCCGAAAAAAGTCGATAAGAGGCCGCGGGAGACCGAAGACAGTAGTGAGGATGGATTTACAACGGTGGCgagaagaaaatcaaagagacatATTAGAACTGAGTCTTATGAAAATGACAGGTCATTCAGTGAAAATAACGAAAACATGAGCGGTACTTATTATGAAGTGAGTTTATTTGGATTACAAATTCTTCCAAAACAGATGGCTTTTGCTAGGTTGTTAAGAGACGAAAATATTTCTAATgtgcttaaaataaagtataaaagtccatataaaatatttatacaatttAGTGATAAAAATCAAGCCGAAAAATTTAtgaatttgaaaaaactaaCAGAGTTGGATATAAGAGCTCAGTTTACAAATCAAGGTAATTTGTCTTACGGGATTATTAAGGGAGTTGACGTAGGTACAAGCGAAAAGGAGTTGCTAGAAAATTTGAAGTGTGACTATGATATAATTTCAGCTAGACGATTGAAACGTGTAAATAAGGAGGGTAAGTGGGTTGAAAGCGAAACTGTGAGATTATGCTTTAAAAACCCCTTTGCGCCGTTATCGATATATGCATATGGATTTAAATTTGACGTCGAACGATTTGAGTTTCCGGTGTCAAGATGCTCTGGGTGCTGGTCTTTTGGACACATTAAGAGATTTTGTAAGTTAAATAAGAATATTTGCCCGAAATGTGGTGGAGCTCATGATAATTGTGAAATCAAagaatataaatgtattaattGTAAAGGTCCGCACATGGCTCTAGACAAGTCTTGCCCCTTttttagaaaagaaaaaaagattcgaTTTATAATGAGTGAGAATAATGTTACGTACAAAACAGCGCTAGAGATAtatttgaaaaatcaaaaagaagaGAAGGCAAACAATTCGAGAGAGGAAGTTGATATAGATCTTGACAGAAGCAATACAGTTCCGGTATCAGAGAGTACAACGGCTAGAAGTTACAGTAGCGTGCTGAAAACGACAGCTATAGTACATGGAAAGGAAAAGAAGGATGAGCAatcagataatataataataaatgaaaaccaaaataaggacaaaaagaaaaagagagtTAAGAAAACTGATAACATGAATAATAGTGAATCTCAGAACGAGAGAATGGATTATGATGGAAGTCAGGAAAGTGATCAAGATACACAAGATGAATCTACAGAAAAAGCGAGGACAAGAAAACGAAATAGATTTGATTTTTGGAAGCTGTTTAATAGAATTAAGGAGATTGTATTATCTGAAGAAAATTGGTGTGATAAAGTGATGTTAGTGGTAAGAGCTGTTTTTGAAGAGTGTAAGttgtttttagttaattttttgagtGAAGGAAAATTGTATGACGTTTTTtcaaagtttctttttaatgGCTAA